A window of Gadus chalcogrammus isolate NIFS_2021 chromosome 2, NIFS_Gcha_1.0, whole genome shotgun sequence genomic DNA:
AGGGGGCGGGCCATCAGGAGGGGGTTAGGGCCATCAGGAGGGGGTGGGCCATCAGGAGGGGTCGGGGCCATCAGGAGGGGTCGGGGCCATCAGGAGGGGTCGGGGCCATCAGGAGGGGTCGGGGCCACCAGGAGGGGGTTAGGGCCATCAGGAGGGGGTGGGCCATCAGGAGGGGGCGGGCCATCAGGAGGGGGTTAGGGCCATCAGGAGGGGGTGGGCCATCAGGAGGGGGCGGGCCATCAGGAGGGGGCGGGCCATcatgaggggggcggggccatcaggaggtgggcggggctggcTAATCAGGAGGTGGGCGGGCCAtcaggaggtgggcggggctggcTAATCAGGTGGTGGGCGGGCCATCAGGAGAGGGGGTCCAtcaggaggtgggcggggccatcAGGAGGGGGCGGGTCCgtcaggaggggggcggggccattatgaggagggcggggccagCGGTCTCTTGGTGATGTCCTGCTCCGTCAGCTGGTAGTTGAGGTAGCCGCCCAGCGCACTCACCGCCACCCCGGTCACATGACTGGAGCACCCGTCTGCAGGTCACATGACATATGGTCAGACACCCTGATCACATGGAGTAGGACGGGCCTCaaagagaggctgaggggaacactctgttctgattggtttaCACAAGAGGCTGAGGAGAACACTGTTCTGATTGGTTACACTGGGTAGTACCAGTGCTTCCTAGCGCCCTCAACAACTCGTACATCTCCAATGTTCTCGATGACCCTGATGAATCAGTGGTCCTATTGGTTCAGAGCCTCCGGGACCCACCTCTCAGCCTGAACTCTGTGATCCTATTGGTTCAGAGCCTCCGGGACCCACCTCTCAGCCTGAAGCCTGTGACCCTATTGGTTCAGAGCCTCCGGGACCCACCTCTCAGCCTGAAGCCTGTGACCCTATTGGTTCAGAGCCTCCGGGACCCACCTCTCAGCCTGAACTCTGTGATCCTATTGGTTCAGAGCGTCACCTCTCAGTCTGAACTCTGTGGTCCTATTGGTTCAGAGCGTCACCTCTCAGTCTGAACTCTGTGGTCCTATTGGTTCAGAGCCGCTGGGACCTACCTCTCAGCCTGAACTCTGTGATCCTATTGGTTCAGAGCCGCTGGGACCTACCTCTCAGTCTGAACTCTGTGATCCTATTGGTTCAGAGCCGCTGGGACCTACCTCCCAGCCTGAACTCTGTGATCCTATTGGCCTCACCTCTCAGGGTCTTCTCCCTCCGCTTCACCctcctggggggcgggggcggggggcgcaGCTGCTCCAGAAGCTCCTCCCCCATGATCTGGGACATCGCCCGCTCTGGAACACAGCACCTGGTCAACTACACTTCCCATCATGCATCAGACATCACAGGTGTGAAGTGTTTGGTTAGAGATGGCTAGTTTAGGTGTTGGGTTAGAGAGGGTTAGTTTAGGAAACTTTAGGTGTATGGTTGGTTCAGGGTTAGTTTAGGTGTATGGTTAGTTCAGGGTAAGTTAAGGTGTCTTGTCGGTCAGCCGTCTCCTCACCATCCCTCCCGAAGCAACCGGACGTCGGGTCCTGCAGTCTGAGGATGTGCTGCAGCCAGTCCGGTTTGTAGAAGTCGGAGAAGCCGGCCAGACCACACAGCAggactgaggagggagagggaggaggagaggggaggaggaggagggaggggtggaggaggagggaggagaggggtggaggaggaggaaggagggaggagagaggggtggaggagggaggagagaggtggaggaggagagaggagggaggaggagagagcgaggaggagggaggagaggggaggaggagagaggggtggaggagggagggatgggaggagggaggagaggggtggaggaggtaggagggggggagaggggatgaggagggagagaaagggaggaggagaagggggaggaggagagagagggccgtCAGAGGGAGGCGTGGAGGCGTCGAGCCACTGAGTGGACGAGGAGGTACCGACTGTTCTCGATGAAGATGTCCTGGGTGTGTGCGTTCAGGCCGGTCTTCAGGGCCTCCTGGTTGCTGCTCATCATGTTGGAGCAGAAGATCTTCTGGTAGTCTGCCTCCGTCAGGTTGGCTCTGGACTCCCGGACGTCTCCCTTCAGCAGGCTGCTGCAGCCCTtctgagagggaggagaaccaggaggagaacAATGTCATCTAGGACTTTATAGAGCATCGTTGTAGTATgtattcagtgtgtgtttgtgtgtgtgtatcagtgtgttaGTTACCATGGAAGCGATGAGGAAGTAGAGcagctggtgagagagagagtagagcggGCAGTCGAACATGGTCATGGTGTCTCTGCACGACTCGGTCACGATGCACGGAGTCCCCTTCTGTTTCCTGTCcaggtgcatcatgggaaatacAAGTGGACCAATTAGCTTCCGCCTACCAAAGCTGTTTTACTGAGAAATATCCAGAAGCAAGATAAATATTTCTATGTAGTCATTTAGTGGGGAGTCCTGGGGGGACTACAGGGCAGGGTCTCTGGTCCTGGGGGGGCTACGGGGTAGGGTCTGGTCCTGGGCGGGCTACAGGGGCAGGTCTGGTCCTGGGGGGGCTACAGGGGGGGTCTGGTCCTCTGAGCCGTACCAGGTGCCCAAGAGGAGCGTCATGCAGGAGTCGCTCAGCTGCTCATCGTAGCACTCGCTGGGCTGGCTGGACGCGTAGCGCAGGCTGGGGTCCGTGGAGCCCCAGGCCTGGGGGACCTTCCAGAACCGCCAGTCCAGTAGGGGCTCGaactctgggggggggagagagagagagagacagggggacagacggggagagagacaaaaaggtgagagagagagaaagagagactgttCAGGTGTATAACACAAAGTGAAAAGCCTTGTTGAATACTAATAttggtgcccccccccaccagtgTACTCCTACCTCTGTAGTTAGGGggtgtgtaggcctacctctGTAGTTAGGggtgtgtaggcctacctctGTAGTAGGAGGTGTGTAGTCCTACCTCTGTAGTAGGAggtgtgtaggcctacctctGTAGTAGGGGTGTGTACTCCTACCTCTGTAGTTAGGGggtgtgtaggcctacctctGTAGTAGGGGTGTGTAGGACTACCTCGGTAGTAGGGGTGTGTACTCCAACCTCTGTAGTAGAAggtgtgtaggcctacctctGTAGTAGGAGGTGTGTAGTCCTACCTCTGTAGTAGGGggtgtgtaggcctacctctGTAGTAGGGgatgtgtaggcctacctctGTAGTAGGGggtgtgtaggcctacctctGTAGTAGGGgatgtgtaggcctacctctGTAGTAGGagtgtgtaggcctacctctGTAGTACTTGGGGTCGTGTCTCTGCAGGGCGAGCGTAGCCTTGGCCAGGCTCTGGTCCAGCCTCCGCAGCAGggccacggtggaggtccgctGGGCCCAGCTCAGGGGGTCGGAGTGGGGCCACGTCCGCACGGCCTCCTTCAGCTCGGCTGGGGACCAGGGGGCACACAGGACTGTACTATAGTACATACTACTGCTGTACTACTGTACTACAGTGTACAGCACGACTGTACTACTGTACTatatatactactgctatactactgtactataGTATACAGTACTACCATACTACTGTACTATAGTATACAGGACGAGTACCACTGTACTATAGTATACACCATACTACTGTATTTTAGTGTACAGGACGACTGTACTACTGTACTttatatactactgctatactgCTGTACTATAGTATACGGTATTACTACTAAACTGCTGTACTATAgtatatactactactatagtACAGTACTTTATACACAGCTCTATATCAAGTAGTATACTGAGGTGCAGTTCTTTATATACCTTACCTAACCTACTCACCCTGCAGTATGAGGTAACCTAACCCCACCAACTAACCCACCCACCCTGCAGTATGAGGTAACCTAACCCAACTAACTAACCTACTCACCCTGCAGTATGAGGTACCCCACCACCCCGTCCAGGTTGATGTTCTCGTGCTCGCTCTCCAGGAAAGCTGCGGCTCGCGACAGGCTGTTGAGGATGTGGTCCGTGACGTCCTCCTGAGCGGCGCTGGCCGCCACAAGGACGACCAGCACGGCGACGAGCCCCGGCATGGCTCGGGGCTTCTCTCCAGGCATGTCTCGGAGCTTCTCTCCCTGCCCTATGTGCCCAGGCGGCGGCTCTATGTTGCGGTGTTCAGCGGTCGAGCTTTCGACTCCAGAAAGTCGAGATTCGGCCCATCCGGTGGGAGCAGTCACGTGGGCTCGATGCGGGCTTGGatgaataacaataacaaaacatttttttcttttgtgacaTTAAACCAGAAGGGggaaataaattatattttatgaTTAAACTACTTGAAATCAAATAGGAAATAAGGTACACAAAGAAAGGTGTGAATAATGTTGGACAGAGATGGCTCCGGTCCTGAAGTACAGACAGGGACCCGCCAACCACAGCACCAGTGGCCGGGGAGCCTCTCTGGGGCGGTGGGGCGGGGAGCAGGCGGTTAGTCTTGGTTTTTCCCAGGCTCTTTAAACCCGTACTGTCCCTTTAATTGAGGACCGCCCACTTCACTCAGACACGTCACATGGATCAACAACAATGGCGGCACCGGTTCTCTCCACGTCACTAGTCGTAGTTTCCTCTCTAATTGCTGCGTGCTTATCAGTGTTTTACTTAACTTCTGGTTCTTCAACATGCCACCTCGTCCCCCTGAGCGCCCTGGccgtgtgtgggttggtgttcTGCGGGTATCTGCGGTGGAGGGGCGCCGGTCCGGCGGAGCGCCGGGTGTGCGTGGTGGTGGTCGGGGACATCGGACGCAGTCCTCGGATGCAGTACCACGCGCTGTCTCTCAGCCGGCACGGGTACCAGGTGGACCTGGTCGGCTTTCTGGGTCAGTGACAACTGCAAGGGTCAGCTTAGCTCAGGGGGCAGAGCGGGTTGCCTTGAAACCGGAGGGTTGCTAGTTAGATCCCCGGCTCCTACTAgatgagtgtcgaggtgtccttgagcaagacacctcaccctgaatGCTCCTTACGAGCTGGCCGACGAGCTGTCGCCTTgaatggttgacaccgccgtcgctGTGAATCTGGGCATGACCGCTGTTAGTCGCTTTGGGTAAAGCGTCTTCTGAATGCaccaaatgtaaatgtcaaatgTTTTTCCATTCAAGGCACTAAACCACACAATGAGGTTCTGAACGAGGAGAAAATCACGATAACAGCGATGGCCGACGTGAAAGGCGTTCAGGGTAGGTGATGGGGACGTCTCTGGGCACCGATTACAGGACTGAAGGATGTCGTTATAAGCTAAACGTCATTATGGATGTGTTCGTCTCAGTGGGGCCGCGCGTCGTCTCCTACGTCACCAAGGTCATCGCCCAGAGCGTCCAGATCCTGGTCACCTTGATGGAGACCAGAAGGCCCTCGCACATCCTACTGCAGGTCTCATATCTCCTCTCATATCTCCTCACATCCTACTGCAGGTCTCATATCTCCTCACATCCTACTGCAGGTCTCATATCTCCTCACATCCTACTGCAGGTCTCATATCTCCTCGCACATCCTACTGCAGGTCTCATATCTCCTCTCACATCCTATTGCaggtctcacctcctctcacatcCTACTGCAGCTCTCATACCTCCCCTCATATCTTCTCTCACATCCTACTGTAGGCCTCACGTCTCCTCTCACATCCTACTGTATGTCTCATATCTCCTCTCACATCCTACTTCAGGTCTCATATATCCTCTCACATCCTACTGCAGGTCTCATATCTCCTCTCACATCCTACTGCAGGTCTCATATCTCCTCTCACATCCTACTGCAGGTCTCATATCTCCTCTCACATGCTACTGCAGCTCTCATATCTCCTCTCATATCTCCTCCAGAACCCCCCAGGCCTCCCCAGCATGGCGGTGTGCTGGCTGCTGTGTCTCCTGAGGGGCTCCCGGCTGGTGGTCGACTGGCACAACTACGGCTTCACCATCCTGGCcctcgcacacccacacacacaccccctggtCCGGCTGGCACAGTGGTACGCTCCATGACTCCAATGCTACCATAGTCCTACCGTAGTCCTACCATAGTCCTACCGTAGTACTACCGTAGTCCCACCGTAGTCCTACCATGGTACTACCATAGTACTACCATGGTACTACCGTAATCCTACCGtagtactaccatagtactACCGTAGTACTACCACAGTGCTACCACAGTACTACCATGATACTACCGTAGTACTACCATAGTCCTACCATTGTCCTGACGACACCACGGCCCGGTGTGTTTCTGATTGGATGTgtgggttgtcatggtgatgtgcCCCTCAGGTACGAGCGTGCGGTCGGGCCGCTGGCCGCCCACCACCTGTGTGTCAGCGAGGCCATGAAGGAGGACCTGCGGGAGAACTGGGGCATCAGgtagggtcaaaggtcaccccaCGCCGCCTGTTGGCAGTGCTCACACGGACAGTAATGTGCAACGTCAACGAGCAACAGGACAGGtagctgacccctgacccccccccccccccagggccaccACGCTGTACGACCGGCCGCCCGCCATCTTCAAGGAGACGCCTCTGGAGCTCCGGCACCAGCTGTTCCTCCGCCTGGCCcagaccctcccccccttcaGGACCAGGTGAgagccagacccccccccccttcaggaccattgccgtgttccaatatccatactatccgtacttactaggcTAAGTTGGactacgtagggcgttccgattcagatcgggcgaaaatgggtgtactgaaaggacccggatggtgtactcaacgGCACTTTCGTACTCACTTTTCGTACTCatttttcgtactcaacggcagccatcttagctagcGGAAGAGGCctgagccaggctgagccaaagtcggcgcattttccacatagcctgcattaatagtcattggtagtttttatagttttcatagctttttatagctgctaggcttTCAAGAGTTCACCGTTCCTATTGGTCGGTCAGACTGAGAGGTGGGTTCCTATTGGTCGGTCAGACTGAGGTGGGTTCCTATTGGTCGGTCAGACTGTGAGGTGGGTTCCTATTGGTCGGTCAGACTGAGAGGTGGGTTCCTATTGGTCGGTCAGACTGAGGTGGGTTCCTATTGGTCGGTCAGACTGTGAGGTGGGTTCCTATTGGTTCCAGGGGCGAGGAGGCAGGCGGGGCCGGGGAGCCGACGGCCTTCACCCTCAGGGACCCGGTGGACCAGAGCGTGACCTGGAGGCCCCACAGACCCGCCCTGCTCATCAGCAGCACCAGCTGGACCGGTCAGCAGAGCACCACAGaccgctgtctgtctgtggctctatcttcctgtctgtctgtctgtctaaactctacctcctctctccacagaGGATGAGGACTTCTCGGTTCTTCTGAAAGCTCTGgaaggtgtacacacacacacacacacacacacacacacacacacacacacacacacacacacacacacacacacacacacacacacacacacacacacacacacacacacacagtgtgtgaccGGTTGTTTACTGTCTCCAGAGTACGAGTGTTGCGTCAGAGAGGGCCGTGGCCTGCCAGCCCTGGTGTGTGTCATCACAGGTGAGGTCATCCCAGCTCCATCATGTGCCCGTCAATCATAGTGGTCATGTGGAATCCTGACTCACAAGGCTGCTgccctaaagtgtgtgtgtgtgtgtgtgtgtgtgtgtgtgtgtgtgtgtgtgtgtgtgtgtgtgtgtgtgtgtgtgtgtgtgtgtgtgtgtgtgtgtgtgtgtgtgtgtgtgtgtgtgtgtgtgtgtgcaggtaaaGGACCTCAGAAGGAGTATTACAGGAAGTTGATCGACGGCCTCCATCTGGAACACGTGCAGATCTGCACACCGTGGCTGGAGGCTGAGGACTACCCCACGTTGCTAGGTAACACTAAAGAGGCTGAGGACTACCCCACGTTGCTAGGTAACGCTGTAGAGGCTGAGGGCTAGCCCACGTTGCTAGGTAACACTATAGAGGCTGAGGACTACCCCGCGTTGCTAGGTAACGCTgtagagcagggatgggcaactggcggcccgcgggacGCATGCGGCCcacatcctcactcagtgcggcccgcatcctcactcagtcaggcccgcacataataataataaaaaataaaaaaagaataataataattgatcgagttacagaaaactcggtcaagaaagatgagaggaattcatagaattcgaaggcaaacccatgcgtctagtttgcttagaagcgatatcagtcattaaagatatccacttaagtcgccactacaactactacaactgcttgttgggtttgagttcattgagttgttgcacttaatgttgggccactgtttttcagttttttgacttcattgaatgatgatgtatgtgagccctttgcactgataaaaatactgaccattcatgtggctgtttgagcatggaaaacatgaaatgaatgtctgttggttcaattaacataccgtacataggttatgattctggatgattttttaggtagtggccatccccaaaatgcaccagaatacaggaaatcatatctaccaaattcaaaattgtgtagcttcagGTCACGCTGTAGAGGCTGAGGACCGCCCCACGTTGCTAGGTAACGCTATAGAGGCGGGTGTCCTCAGGTTCCATAGTGAGGTTCTGCTCTACGTTCCCGGTGGTTCTGTAGTGAGCTTCTATGTGGTAGGTGTTCTATGTCCTCCAGGTCTAAGTTAAAGGTTCTCTGGTGCCTCCAGGTTCTGCAGACCTGGGCGTGTGTCTCCATCGCTCCTCCAGCGGCCTGGACCTCCCCATGAAGGTGGTCGACATGTTCGGCTGCTGCCTGCCAGTCTGCGCCATCCACTACAACTGGTAACACTGGTCATATACTGGTTACACTAGTTATTTACTGGCAAAAACTAGTTAGATACTGGTTAAATGGGTAAACACAGGTTTTATACTGGATAAACTGGTTTAACCGATGGTGACTGTGGGAATACTaacagtgtgactgtgtgtgtagtttgtcaGAGCTGGTGAAACACGAGGAGAACGGTCTGGTCTTCAGGGACTCCCAGGAGCTAGCATCTCAGCTACAGGTCAGACCATGCTAATGTTGCTGCACGATGCTACAGTGTGACCGTCTGCATGCAGTCAGGCTAACGGTGCTACATGCTAATATGAGTCTGATCGGCGCGGGGCTCCAGGCCCTGCTGTCAGGGTTCCCGCGGGCCGGGGGCCGACTGGAGGACTTCAGGAGGAGCCTCCAGACCAACAGGGGGAAGCGATGGGATGACAACTGGACCCAGACCGTCCTGCCGCTCATCACCATGATGACACCGTCACCATGACTACCACCGTGATGGGAGTTAAAGACAATTGGATTGACACCAGAGATGCTGTTAGGTTAGCGTAGCAATGCTAGCTAAGAAAGGACTCTGCAAAAAGGTGGAGATCTGAGGGTCCTAACGGTTCTGTTAGCACGAGTTCAACATGATGCTACGTTAGCATGCTAATAACATGCTGCTGCCTTAGCATGATGCTATGGATATAATTATGTTTAGTCAAGGGTCAGATATTTGTACACTTGTAGATAATATTTTTATACCGGCACATGGAAATGAGCTTTGACACGTGTGTTGTGAGTAAATAAagctttattgtgtgtgtaacGTCAGCTGCATCATCTCGATGGCGGACGCTCTGTGGTAGGACAACACCTGCCTTCCCGCTCCACGGATGACCTCATGACCGACCCCCGCCGCCTCTGAaccaaccaacaaacaaacaaacaaacaacatggCCGCTTAGGGCCAGCAGGAGGCGACAATCCGGACAACGTCCCGCCTCAAGCGCTAGGATTGCACAGGCAGCCTGTCAGTCAAACTCACACAcggacccctaaccctaaccgtaacCCTATCAGAGAAATGCGTTTAACTAAGGTTAGTTGAATATACGTGACAAGTTAAGTTATCTTCCCTGCGGTCACGTGATGGATCTCAGCCTTTTTGGATTGGATCTGGGATTTAAACCAACGTGATTGGATCATTTGCGGCTATCCCCTAATTAATATTCACGATTTTCCCGGATTCCGCCTACGAAAAACACATTTAGCAGCAGGAGGGCAGTGGACCAATAGGACGGGTGGAAGGCGTTACCTAGCTGCCTCTTGAAGCTGTTGTATGTGTCTGGGTTTCGGATCGGTGAGCAGATGAAGACCTGTGGAGCCTCAGGGGAGGAACAGCTGAGGACCAGGGAGAGCAGCCTCACCAGACCGGGGAGGAGGTCCGGGTCGTAGACCACGTCTGAAACACACAGCACAGTGGAGTAGACCACGTCTGAAACACACAGCACAGTGGAGAAGACCACAGCTGAAACACAACACAGTGGAGAAGACCACGTCTGAAACAACACAGGGAGAGCAGTAGGAGAGACACCATAGATCAGGTACTTGGTGTAGACGTGATGTCACAGGACAGGAACAATGTAAATAAAAATGTCCTTTCACCAAAGAAATTGTGACCTCCAACAGCCCTGTGGGCTTCGTTCAGTCACCATGACTGAGGACCGGATTCAGGAGTAGAACGTACCTGAAGCGATGACGGTGTCGGCTCCGATCTCTCGGAGTCGCTCCTCGCTGACCGACTCCcagtccagctcctccaccctgaccacGCCTCCACCGTCGGCGCCACCAgcaggcccctcccccaggccgTTGAGCTCCAGGTTGGCCCGGAGTCTCCGCAGGACGCTGGGGTGGAAGTCACTGAACACGTAGCGGGAGGGGCTGCAGCCGCGGCACACCACCAGCCCCGTCAGCCCCACCCCGCAGCCCAGCTCCAGCACCACCCTAAAGAGAGACACACCGTCAGCCCAGCACCACCCTAAAGAGAGACACACCGTCAGCCCAGCACC
This region includes:
- the c2h16orf89 gene encoding UPF0764 protein C16orf89 homolog, yielding MPGEKPRAMPGLVAVLVVLVAASAAQEDVTDHILNSLSRAAAFLESEHENINLDGVVGYLILQAELKEAVRTWPHSDPLSWAQRTSTVALLRRLDQSLAKATLALQRHDPKYYREFEPLLDWRFWKVPQAWGSTDPSLRYASSQPSECYDEQLSDSCMTLLLGTWKQKGTPCIVTESCRDTMTMFDCPLYSLSHQLLYFLIASMKGCSSLLKGDVRESRANLTEADYQKIFCSNMMSSNQEALKTGLNAHTQDIFIENILLCGLAGFSDFYKPDWLQHILRLQDPTSGCFGRDERAMSQIMGEELLEQLRPPPPPPRRVKRREKTLRDGCSSHVTGVAVSALGGYLNYQLTEQDITKRPLAPPSS
- the alg1 gene encoding chitobiosyldiphosphodolichol beta-mannosyltransferase isoform X1 gives rise to the protein MAAPVLSTSLVVVSSLIAACLSVFYLTSGSSTCHLVPLSALAVCGLVFCGYLRWRGAGPAERRVCVVVVGDIGRSPRMQYHALSLSRHGYQVDLVGFLGTKPHNEVLNEEKITITAMADVKGVQVGPRVVSYVTKVIAQSVQILVTLMETRRPSHILLQNPPGLPSMAVCWLLCLLRGSRLVVDWHNYGFTILALAHPHTHPLVRLAQWYERAVGPLAAHHLCVSEAMKEDLRENWGIRATTLYDRPPAIFKETPLELRHQLFLRLAQTLPPFRTRGEEAGGAGEPTAFTLRDPVDQSVTWRPHRPALLISSTSWTEDEDFSVLLKALEEYECCVREGRGLPALVCVITGKGPQKEYYRKLIDGLHLEHVQICTPWLEAEDYPTLLGSADLGVCLHRSSSGLDLPMKVVDMFGCCLPVCAIHYNCLSELVKHEENGLVFRDSQELASQLQALLSGFPRAGGRLEDFRRSLQTNRGKRWDDNWTQTVLPLITMMTPSP
- the alg1 gene encoding chitobiosyldiphosphodolichol beta-mannosyltransferase isoform X2; protein product: MAVCWLLCLLRGSRLVVDWHNYGFTILALAHPHTHPLVRLAQWYERAVGPLAAHHLCVSEAMKEDLRENWGIRATTLYDRPPAIFKETPLELRHQLFLRLAQTLPPFRTRGEEAGGAGEPTAFTLRDPVDQSVTWRPHRPALLISSTSWTEDEDFSVLLKALEEYECCVREGRGLPALVCVITGKGPQKEYYRKLIDGLHLEHVQICTPWLEAEDYPTLLGSADLGVCLHRSSSGLDLPMKVVDMFGCCLPVCAIHYNCLSELVKHEENGLVFRDSQELASQLQALLSGFPRAGGRLEDFRRSLQTNRGKRWDDNWTQTVLPLITMMTPSP
- the eef2kmt gene encoding protein-lysine N-methyltransferase EEF2KMT isoform X2; this encodes MEDRAALLSTFQASFFAMTRLSPLHWERLRGELEKDKSPELIAAILKKLEQMCLEPLDELYEGLAGVLSDQKSEDCYKTYLLPGGGAVTLTESVALVSQGTTGLVTWEAGLHLAEWAGEHLEAFSGRVVLELGCGVGLTGLVVCRGCSPSRYVFSDFHPSVLRRLRANLELNGLGEGPAGGADGGGVVRVEELDWESVSEERLREIGADTVIASDVVYDPDLLPGLVRLLSLVLSCSSPEAPQVFICSPIRNPDTYNSFKRQLEAAGVGHEVIRGAGRQVLSYHRASAIEMMQLTLHTQ
- the eef2kmt gene encoding protein-lysine N-methyltransferase EEF2KMT isoform X1, which gives rise to MEDRAALLSTFQASFFAMTRLSPLHWERLRGELEKDKSPELIAAILKKTSLSPLAQKHPPSAKYRRSFLTELITMLEQMCLEPLDELYEGLAGVLSDQKSEDCYKTYLLPGGGAVTLTESVALVSQGTTGLVTWEAGLHLAEWAGEHLEAFSGRVVLELGCGVGLTGLVVCRGCSPSRYVFSDFHPSVLRRLRANLELNGLGEGPAGGADGGGVVRVEELDWESVSEERLREIGADTVIASDVVYDPDLLPGLVRLLSLVLSCSSPEAPQVFICSPIRNPDTYNSFKRQLEAAGVGHEVIRGAGRQVLSYHRASAIEMMQLTLHTQ